CGATTTTTCCCAAGGCATGCTGGCAGCCGGTAAGGAGCGCAATGTCCCCAAAGTTGTTGGTGATGGCATGAAGCTGCCTTTCGCCGACAACTCCTTTGACGCTGTGACCATCTCTTATGGTTTGCGTAACGTCCACGATTTCCGCATGGCACTTCGTGAGATGGCACGGGTAACCAAGCCGGGTGGTCGCATTACCATCGCAGAGTTCTCCACCCCGAACCTGCCTGGTTTTAAAACGATCTACAAGGAGTACTTGACCAAACTTCTGCCATTAATTGCCAAGGTCGTAGGTACTAACCCAGAGGCTTATGAGTATTTGGCGGAATCGATCCGCGCCTGGCCGGAACGAGAAGAACTCGCAGCGGCCATCAATGAAAACGGCTGGCACGATGCCGGCTGGCAAAACCTCAGCCTCGGCATCGTGGCCCTGCATTCGGCTGTTAAGCCTTCCTAACAGTCTCGCGGATAAATTCTGCGGACTTGTGTAGCTGCTCTAGCTCCCATTCGTTGAGCTGGGGCAGCATTTTGCGTCCAGCGCCCTCGTGGGTGATCTCGGTCGGGATAGAGAGTGAAACATCCTCGAGGCCGTACTCGCCGTGGAGTGGGGTGCAGATGGGGTGTACGGCGCGCTCGTTGAGCAGCACGCATTTGGCTAGCTCGTTAGCGGAGCGGGCAACACCGGCATTGGTCCATCCCTTAGAAAGGAGGACGTCGTAAGCCGCGCGAACAACTTTTTCTTGCATTTCTGGGGCAGTAGGCAGTGGCTTGCCATGCCAAGCTTCTAGCTCCTCCCAGCGCAGGCCTTGGACGTTGACCTGGGAGAGAATCGGCACGGAGGTCGAGCCGTGTTCGCCCATCATGTAGCCGGTGACGGACTTAGGATCAATGCCCAGCTCAGTGCCGATGATGTAGCGCAGGCGGGCAGAATCCAACATGGTGCCGGTGCCAAAGACCTTGGGGTAGCCGAACTCGGTAGCTGCAATGTGAACCATGGCGTCTAGCGGATTGGTAATCAAAATGAGTACCGGTGGGTTCTCGCCCACGTGTGCGGTGATATTTGTCATCACATCGCGGATCACCGCGCCGCTGATCTGTGCTAGTTCGGAACGGTCGGGCATACGGGTGGGATCATCAGGATCTGGGACGATCGATTCACCGGCTGCGCAGATAATAACGTTGGCATCGGCGCAGTCTGCGTAGGTGCCTTCATGGCAGTAGGTGTTTGTGGTTCCCGGGACGCCAGTGGCTTGGGCTAGGTCAACAGCCTCGCCGAGCGCTACTCCTGGTTTTGTGTCGATCGTGGCAATTTCTGCGTACAACCCCGATGCCATGGCGTAGCTCAGTACATATGAACCCACATGGCCGAGGCCTATTACTACTAGCTTGTTCATGCCGTCGAGCTTAGTCCCACAATGGGGACCCGCCACGGATTTTTGTCACACCCCAGCCGGCTGCTCGCCACGCGCGGGCGACGATGTCTTTGTCTTCCTCGGTGACCAGATTGCCCATCAGGCGTGCCGCAGAAGCCATCAAGGGAGTACGTAGTGCGATAGGTCCGGTGAGTGGGAGGAACTGGGGGTAGGTAAGTAGGCGTGCTGCGGTGCGTGCCAAGAGGAATGCCTCACCATAGGTTTCGCGCAAAATGTGTGGCCACTCCAAGGGGGTATCAAGGTGTGCTACGGCTAGGGCTGCGGTTTCTAGACCGTAGTCGATTCCCTCGCCGTTGAGGGGGTTCACACAAGCGGCGGCATCGCCGATGAGCATCCAGTTAGGCCCTGCGATGGTGCTGACTGCGCCGCCCATGGGTAACAAAGCTGAAGCCACCCGTTGGGGGGTGCCAAACTCCCAGTCGGTCTGCTGGTTTGCGTACTGGCGTAACAGTTTCTTGGTGTTGATTTTCGCTGGGCGCTTGTCGGTGGACAGTGCGCCGCAACCCACGTTGGCGGTGCCGTCGCCAAGCGGGAAGATCCATCCGTAGCCGGGCAGGGTGGTGGAGTCGTCGCGAAGCTCGAGGTGCGAATGCATCCATGGCTCAGTGCTACGAGGCGTGGTGCAGTAGGAGCGTGCCGCGATGCCATACACCTCGCCGCGGTGCCATGTGCGTCCCAGTAGCTTTCCAAACGTGGAACGCACGCCATCGGCGACAATCACGCTTCGCGGCTTAACGACGCGCCCATCTGACATGGTTACCGTGCGAATGGTGGAATCGATCTCCACCTGAGAAGCGGTAGCCGTCCAGGTCGTGGCGTGTTGGGCTGCTAACTCCCACAACATGGTGTCGAATTCCATGCGAGGCATTGCCGAACTGATCTGTCCAAAGTGTGATTCCGGCCATGGGACGGTGACCGAACCGCCAAAACCATGCAGTTTCAGGCCAAAAGAGCGATAACGAGACGTTACATCGATCCCCAGGGCCTCCAACTGATGCACCGCGCGAGGAGTTAAGCCATCCCCACAGGTTTTGTCGCGGGGGAAGGGTTGCGCGTCGATAAGCAGTACCGAATAACCTGCCTTAGCTGCATGGATAGCTGCCGCCGAGCCAGCTGGGCCACCGCCCACCACCAGAACATCAACCGAAAAAGGGGAATTACTCACGCGCCCCATTGTGGCATGTATGTGTAGAAGTACGAGTATTTCGACTACGGTTAGGGAGTTAGCTGAACACGAGACAAAGGTAGTTGAGGAATGGGCAACGGTACGCGAGTTGATCTCGGCGAGCAAAACCTCAATGAGGAGATTGCGGCCGGAATGATCCGCGTCGAGGATCTCTTACGGGAAGAACTTTCCAAAGGAGAAGATTTTCTCGTAGAAAAGGTCATGCACCTAGCGGAGGCAGGCGGGAAACGATTCCGCCCGATGTTTGCGCTGCTGGCATCACAATATGGCTCGCAGCCAATGAGCGAGAACGTTATCAAAGCTGCAGTGGTGGTGGAAATGACCCACCTCGCCACGTTGTATCACGACGACGTGATGGATGAGGCTGACAAACGCCGTGGCGTTGATAGCGCCAACTTCAGGTGGAACAACTCCGTTGCCATCTTGGCCGGCGACATCCTCCTTGCGCACGTGGCACGTCTCATGGCCGACCTTGGGGTAGAAACCGTGGCGCACTTCTCGGAGACGTTCGCCGAATTGGTCACCGGACAGATGCGTGAAACCATCGGTGCCCGCGACGGCGATCCTATCGAGCACTACCTCAACGTGATCAACGAGAAAACCGGCGTGCTGATCGCTTCCGCTGGATTCCTTGGCTCCATGCATGCGGGAGCCCCAGCCGAGCATGTAGAGGCGCTACGCGCTTATGGCCGCGCCATCGGCATGGTGTTCCAAATCGTCGACGACATCATCGACATCTTCTCCGACACCACCGATTCCGGTAAAACCCCTGGCACCGATCTTCGCGAGGGCGTGTTCACCCTCCCAGTGCTCTATGCGCTGAGCGAAGACACCGCAGTCGGAGAAGAACTACGTACCATCCTCACCGGACCGCTTACCGACGACGTCACCGTCGCGCACACTCTCGACCTCCTTGCCCGTTCCACAGGTCGCGAACGCGCGCTTGCCGACGTCCACCGCTATCTCGAAGAAGCGGAACGTCAGCTGGCCCTGTTGCCTCAGAACTCCACCACGGATGCCCTTCGTAGTCTTGCACGTTACACCGTGAAACGAGTTGGATAACCTGCGGATTTGCTGTTTGTCTAGGGTGCTGTGCTAAATTCTATCAAGCACGCCAGGTTGCCCGAGCGGCCAAAGGGAGCGGACTGTAAATCCGTCGGCATTGCCTACAGAAGTTCGAATCTTCTACCTGGCACAGTGCAAGCCCCGTCACTTTTCAAGTGGCGGGGCTTTTCGTTTCTCTGGCGGATTCTAGGGGTCGTGCTCTTAAACGCATTAAGGTCATGAAAAAACGTTCAAAAACATGTTTTGAACTGGGGATTTGTGTTTAAACAATGATTCGGGTTAATCTTTTGGAGGCTTCAACGGAGCGGGTCAGAAAAGCTGACACATTCTAAAGAGGCTGTGCCCCCTTAGCTCAGTCGGCAGAGCGTTTCCATGGTAAGGAAAAGGTCGACAGTTCGATTCTGTCAGGGGGCTCTGTTCTTTTATCCGGGGTTTACCGGATAAGGGAGTGGGGCGGTGTAGCTCAGTGGTAGAGCAAACGACTCATAATCGTTGTGTCGAGAGTTCAATTCTCTCCATCGCTACTATCTTTCAGAGATGAAAGAGGCGCCTAGGGGCGTAGTTCAATTGGTAGAGCAACGGTCTCCAAAACCGTAGGTTGCAGGTTCAAGTCCTGTCGCCCCTGCAAAATGAAAGCGCTGAGCACTTACGTGTTCAGCGCTTTTTGCTTAATCGCTATTCTGATATAGTTTCTACGTCATACCAATTTTCAACATCAAGGAGAGCTGTGAGCGATCAACAGCCACGCCCAACGGGTAAGCGCCAGCTTGCTGGTGTTAGCACTACGTCCACCGCTTCCTACGAGGCGAAGAAAGTCGCCCCAACGGGTGGCGACGACGAGCGTAAGGGGAACAAGGTTGTTTCTTTCGTCCCTGAAGTAGCTTCAGAGATGAAGAAGGTTATTTGGCCCACCGCGCAGCAGATGATGAGCTACACGTTGATCGTGTTTGCTTTCCTTATCTTGGTCACTGCTTTAGTTTCCGGTATTGACTTTTTAGCCGGCCTCGGAGTTGAGAAGGTGCTTACTAAGTAGGTAAGCTACTAAAAAAGGTTTTATATCCCGCAGATCCTCGGATCGGCGGGATAATTTATTGGGTAGACTTCTGGAAAACGAGGAGAATGACGGATGAGCGAAGAAAACAGCTTTGCAGAAGCCTTTGATGAGGCCGTACAAAACACCATTTCCGCTGAGGCTGAAGAGATCACCGCTGACGGCGAACTCGAGGTCGTGGAAGAAACTGCTCAAGAGGCAGATCTCACCGGCGGTGAGAAGAATGAAGACGCTGAGTACAAGGCGCGTCTGCGCAAATACACCCGTGAGCTGAAGAAGCTTCCAGGTGCTTGGTACATCATTCAGTGCTACTCGGGATACGAGAACAAGGTAAAGACCAACCTTGATATGCGTGCCCAGACCCTCGAGGTTGAAGACTCCATCTTCGACGTGGTTGTTCCTATCGAGCAGGCAATCGAGCTTCGCGACGGCAAGCGCAAACTGGTCAAGCGCAAGCTGCTGCCAGGCTACGTCTTGGTTCGTATGGACATTAACGACCGCTCATGGTCCGTTGTTCGCGATACTCCGGGTGTCACCAGCTTCGTGGGTAACGAGGGCAACGCCACCCCAGTGAAGCACCGTGACGTCGCTAAGTTCCTCATGCCTCAGGAGGCTACCGAGTCCGAGGCTGTTAACGCTGAGGGCGAGAAGGTCGTCGCAATGCCTACCGATTCCACCAAGCCAAAGACTGCCGTGGACTTTGAGGTTGGCGAGGCCGTCACCATTTTGTCCGGTGCTTTTGCCTCTGTTTCCGCCACCATTTCGGGCATCGACCACGAGAACGCAAAGATTCAGGCACTGGTATCGATCTTCGGCCGTGAAACCCCAGTTGAACTGGCCTTCGATCAGGTTGAGAAGATCAGCTAACATCCTGTAGTGTTGTTGCTCGCGTGTTTTTCACGCGTATTCATACATTTCCCGGTGGCCGAGTTACGTTTAGGGGCTCGGCATCCGGACAGTCACATAAGCTCCATCGCTTATAGGGCTGTTAACAAGGAAGAGGTAATTCGATGGCTCCGAAGAAGAAGGTCACCGGCCTTATCAAGCTGCAGATTCAGGCTGGACAGGCAAACCCTGCTCCTCCAGTCGGCCCAGCTCTTGGTGCTCACGGCGTGAACATCATGGAGTTCTGCAAGGCTTACAACGCTGCGACTGAGAACCAGCGCGGCAACGTGGTCCCAGTTGAGATCACCGTGTACGAAGACCGCTCCTTCGACTTCAAGTTGAAGACTCCACCTGCTGCTAAGCTGCTGCTCAAGGCTGCTGGTCTGCAGAAGGGCTCCGGTGTTCCTCACACCCAAAAGGTTGGCTCCGTGACCATGGATCAGGTCAAGGAAATCGCACAGACCAAGATGGAAGACCTCAACGCTAACGACATCGAGAACGCTGCGCGCATCATCGCTGGTACCGCACGTTCCATGGGTATCGAGGTTAAGTAATCTCCCCCTTTGTGGCAGGGCCCGCTCCGGCCCGTACACCACACATCCACTACTTTTAAGGATTAACAATGAGCAAGAACTCAAAGGCTTTCAAGGCCGCTGCTGAAAAAATCGACAAGGGTCGTTTGTACACCCCACTCAAGGCTGCTGAGCTAGTCAAGGAGACCTCCTCCAAGAACTACGACGCAACCATCGATGTCGCTATCCGCTTGGGCGTTGACCCACGCAAGGCTGACCAGCTGGTCCGTGGCACCGTCTCCCTGCCAAACGGCACCGGTAAGACCGTTCGCGTTGCTGTTTTCGCAGAGGGCGAGAAGGCTACCGAGGCACAGGCTGCAGGCGCAGACATCGTTGGCACCACTGAGCTGATCGAGCAGATCACCGCTGGCACCATCGAGTTCGACGTTGCTATCGCTACCCCAGACCAGATGGCTAAGGTCGGCCGCGTTGCTCGCGTCCTGGGCCCACG
The sequence above is drawn from the Corynebacterium rouxii genome and encodes:
- a CDS encoding demethylmenaquinone methyltransferase encodes the protein MAKASLDKKPLDVAKMFDGVGKNYDITNTVLSFGRDKKWREKTRERLQLKAGERVLDLAAGTAVSTVELTRSGAWVVACDFSQGMLAAGKERNVPKVVGDGMKLPFADNSFDAVTISYGLRNVHDFRMALREMARVTKPGGRITIAEFSTPNLPGFKTIYKEYLTKLLPLIAKVVGTNPEAYEYLAESIRAWPEREELAAAINENGWHDAGWQNLSLGIVALHSAVKPS
- a CDS encoding L-lactate dehydrogenase is translated as MNKLVVIGLGHVGSYVLSYAMASGLYAEIATIDTKPGVALGEAVDLAQATGVPGTTNTYCHEGTYADCADANVIICAAGESIVPDPDDPTRMPDRSELAQISGAVIRDVMTNITAHVGENPPVLILITNPLDAMVHIAATEFGYPKVFGTGTMLDSARLRYIIGTELGIDPKSVTGYMMGEHGSTSVPILSQVNVQGLRWEELEAWHGKPLPTAPEMQEKVVRAAYDVLLSKGWTNAGVARSANELAKCVLLNERAVHPICTPLHGEYGLEDVSLSIPTEITHEGAGRKMLPQLNEWELEQLHKSAEFIRETVRKA
- a CDS encoding geranylgeranyl reductase family protein, whose protein sequence is MGRVSNSPFSVDVLVVGGGPAGSAAAIHAAKAGYSVLLIDAQPFPRDKTCGDGLTPRAVHQLEALGIDVTSRYRSFGLKLHGFGGSVTVPWPESHFGQISSAMPRMEFDTMLWELAAQHATTWTATASQVEIDSTIRTVTMSDGRVVKPRSVIVADGVRSTFGKLLGRTWHRGEVYGIAARSYCTTPRSTEPWMHSHLELRDDSTTLPGYGWIFPLGDGTANVGCGALSTDKRPAKINTKKLLRQYANQQTDWEFGTPQRVASALLPMGGAVSTIAGPNWMLIGDAAACVNPLNGEGIDYGLETAALAVAHLDTPLEWPHILRETYGEAFLLARTAARLLTYPQFLPLTGPIALRTPLMASAARLMGNLVTEEDKDIVARAWRAAGWGVTKIRGGSPLWD
- a CDS encoding polyprenyl synthetase family protein is translated as MGNGTRVDLGEQNLNEEIAAGMIRVEDLLREELSKGEDFLVEKVMHLAEAGGKRFRPMFALLASQYGSQPMSENVIKAAVVVEMTHLATLYHDDVMDEADKRRGVDSANFRWNNSVAILAGDILLAHVARLMADLGVETVAHFSETFAELVTGQMRETIGARDGDPIEHYLNVINEKTGVLIASAGFLGSMHAGAPAEHVEALRAYGRAIGMVFQIVDDIIDIFSDTTDSGKTPGTDLREGVFTLPVLYALSEDTAVGEELRTILTGPLTDDVTVAHTLDLLARSTGRERALADVHRYLEEAERQLALLPQNSTTDALRSLARYTVKRVG
- the secE gene encoding preprotein translocase subunit SecE, with protein sequence MSDQQPRPTGKRQLAGVSTTSTASYEAKKVAPTGGDDERKGNKVVSFVPEVASEMKKVIWPTAQQMMSYTLIVFAFLILVTALVSGIDFLAGLGVEKVLTK
- the nusG gene encoding transcription termination/antitermination protein NusG, coding for MSEENSFAEAFDEAVQNTISAEAEEITADGELEVVEETAQEADLTGGEKNEDAEYKARLRKYTRELKKLPGAWYIIQCYSGYENKVKTNLDMRAQTLEVEDSIFDVVVPIEQAIELRDGKRKLVKRKLLPGYVLVRMDINDRSWSVVRDTPGVTSFVGNEGNATPVKHRDVAKFLMPQEATESEAVNAEGEKVVAMPTDSTKPKTAVDFEVGEAVTILSGAFASVSATISGIDHENAKIQALVSIFGRETPVELAFDQVEKIS
- the rplK gene encoding 50S ribosomal protein L11; translated protein: MAPKKKVTGLIKLQIQAGQANPAPPVGPALGAHGVNIMEFCKAYNAATENQRGNVVPVEITVYEDRSFDFKLKTPPAAKLLLKAAGLQKGSGVPHTQKVGSVTMDQVKEIAQTKMEDLNANDIENAARIIAGTARSMGIEVK
- the rplA gene encoding 50S ribosomal protein L1 — translated: MSKNSKAFKAAAEKIDKGRLYTPLKAAELVKETSSKNYDATIDVAIRLGVDPRKADQLVRGTVSLPNGTGKTVRVAVFAEGEKATEAQAAGADIVGTTELIEQITAGTIEFDVAIATPDQMAKVGRVARVLGPRGLMPNPKTGTVTNDVAKAIAEVKGGKISFRVDKAANLHAIIGKASFDAEKLAENYGALLDEINRIKPSSAKGVYVKKVTLASTSGPGVPVDPSVQKNYTQA